DNA sequence from the Schistocerca americana isolate TAMUIC-IGC-003095 chromosome 2, iqSchAmer2.1, whole genome shotgun sequence genome:
AGCGTTTCCTGAAGATGTATTTGCTCATATCAATTCGTGAAGTGCACGTAGTCGGTAACACGGACTCCTTCAGCAACGTACGGCATCTTCTGGAACTGCAAATCATGTGGTAAAGAATTTCATGAGGTATGAACCGATAGTAACTCCTGTAATAATTTTTACATATTGTTACCATATTTTTGGAGAACTGGTTGCTTTAGCAGAACACAGTAAATAAAACGTTAATGGAGCCTTTTCATTGCTGGTTTAATCAGAATTGATTTTTATTACACATAAGAACACTTCCATCAATTAACACAGTTAAagtcaactataaaagtaaaaGCTGAAACGCTTTAACGTTTCCAGGTGCGCTAATCTTGCATCACTAGAAAACACCAGGCTAAAAAAGGCCAGGCGGCCCTGGTGGTCCAGTAGGTTGAGGACCTCCAGTAGGCTGAGGTTCACCAGTTGGTTGTGGCCCTCCAGTTGGTTGGGGCTCTccagttggttcaggacctccagtTGGTGGACCTGGTGGTccagttggttcaggacctccGGTTGGTTGACCAGTTGGATCAGGACCTCCGGTTGGTGGCCCTGGTGGGCCAGTTGGTTGTGGCCCTTCAGTTGGCCCAGGAGGGCCAGGTGGGGTCTCTTGGCTGCGGCATGCTGATACCTGTAGTAGAATGTCATATTGTAAAGTACATCATAAAGAAATGTATGCATAGATGTCAATTTGAGTTAGTACCATGCCATTATTTGTGTTTCGCCAgaaacacgtcactgagtttgaacaaggtcgtataAAAGGgcttcgagaagctggatgttgcttacgtgacattgcagaaagacttggcaggaatgtggacactgcacatgatttctggcagcgatgGACGCGAGAatatacagtagcatggagattGCGTCCCAAAGAACCGTGTGGTACTACcgcgagggaagaccatcgtgctcggtGTCTAGCtcaggcacatcgtactgcatctgcagcagcaatctgagtagaaGTTGCCACCACAATGATAAAAACAACTGTTATAAATTGGTTTATTGAAGGACGGGTCTACTGTAGATGCTCTGTAGCGTCTACTCGACTGGtcctaaaccaccgccatttgcgacgtcagtgTCGTGAAGCGAGAGCCCGCAAGGGGGCAGGGCAAAAGTTTGTTGTGATCTCTAATGAAAGCTGGCtccgcctcagtgccagtgatggctgtgttttGGAGACCATCCGAGTGTCTGCAACCTACCTAGTGGCGTGCTAGACACATGGGACCTACGACTGGATATATGGTCTGGTGTGGAGTGCCACACTGTATGGCAGCACCAGCAGTCTCGTgctcatcccacgcaccctgactggaaGTATGCacatcagtttggtgattcgacctgcagtGCTCCCATCCATAAACAGCTTTTACCAAAAGGATTACGCTGGTCCACATATTGCTTTTGTAACCCACTACGCTCTACAGTGTCCACATGTGCCTTGGGATATCATCGGTTGACAACTCTagcgtcttccacaaacagcattgaccgaccaagtgcaacagccgtGCAACCGCattccagaaactgacatccgtcatttgtacaacacaatgcattcctgTTTCCGTGCTTGCATTCAATAATGTGACCGTTACATCGGTTAATGATGTACCAAGATTTGATATTTCCAATACCTTATCTCGCATTTATGTTAACgtgtgatattgcaatgttaatgatttaaatatgttacctcggAAAATCTATTCCTGAAATATCATTACAAGACATTATTTAtattttggtgttgcggttttccCCGTCAGTATATAAGACTAGATTTCCCTTGCTGTCTACTATCAGAGGGGAATAAATAAGCAAGCGAACTACTCCTGGTAACGAGCTTCTAGTATACTAAACAATGCTCTTGCGTAACATGTGCTACGTTGTTCAGTTACTCGATAGCAATATTTTAGGGTTTTGATTCATGATTATTCCAATTTTTATATTCGTGATTAATCGCTATGTTTGTTGAATTCTCATATTTACCTGTGTCTCGTCAGAGTTGTACTACTTTGATTATTACCACAACATGACTGAAGAATAAGGATTGAATAATATCACTTGAAAATAGGCTCTTGTAAAGGGATTACTGATGTTGTACTTTCAGAACTACAGAAATTTCAACCTCTCTGATAAAGTGACAAACGGCGACAAACGAATGTTGCAAACAGATGATAACAAATATCCTGTAATCTTTCATAAGAGATGTAGATATGCAGATGCAAGATCATGAGAAGCATTAGAAATGGAGTACCAGCTAGACACGAGGAAGAAAATCGGCTGGCATTTCTCTACATTCGCCgaccatccacaaaattccgagactgattttatttctggtGTATAAGCAATCAGCCCAGTAACTACAGTGGCAACACGAACTACTAAAAAACACAGACATACATTGGACTAGTCAGTTTAAGCAGGTAAGTAGGCTGTGTCAAGTACATAGTCGACGTGCGACCGTACGGAGTAGTCACTGTAGTGtcagaaatcgcaatggagcaacatctctaagtgTTTGAGGCATTCTTGAGAATGTCCTGAAGAGCAGGAAAGTGTGTACACGGTTTGTCCCATACGTCTTGACTCCTGAACGAGAGCGACGATGCCTGGTCACCTGCCGTGACTAGCTTGAAACGAAACATGTGGACAGTTCTTTTCTCGGACAAATCATCACTGCTGATGAGATTTCGTGTTATGAAATTGAGGCCACTGTAGAATGACAAAGTACAGAAACTTACCTGAAGTGTTAACGCTTTGACGATATAACCGACTTTCAAACCAATGGGACACAACAGTTGTACAACACGTCAAAGATAGATCTCGCTGACAGTTACTCATGCGTGTGTGGATGTTCTGTGCCTTGTAATCAAATGTGGGAGGTAGGAAGGGGTACGTTGGATACcttaagcattaaaaccaccatcttaatttTTCTGTACTTTGTACTAATAtaatctcgaaactttttggactgatgttTTACGATTTTTTAAATCCGCCAGTAATAACGTGTGGATGCTCAGACACGGATTTCCGCTGTTACCCTCGCAAATATTGATCCAGTAAGAAGGAGGATGCAGATTATTTACTGATATTATGCATGATTCACACGAAGTTGATGAATTTGGTACAATCTCACAACTGTCTTTATTTGTACGCATGGAACTAATATGAAGTCGCTTAAAGAACCGACAAAGTTTCAAACACTTTCCAACCCTTAGATTCGAGAATGACTTGCTACAGGTAGAAAATTGTGGTAAATTTTGAAGCATTCAGTGTTTGTAAGTGGATGTGAAAATAAGTACCAGTAAAAGTACGTAGAGCACAAATTTAGATAAAGTCTCAGTCCTTACTACTCACCACAAGACACAGGAGAAGAGCTGCCACTGTTGCCCTCATGGTGATGGAAGTGCTGAGGTGAGCCCGTGCTGCAGAGCTTTTATAAGGCTCGCCACTGCGTGATGTGAAATACTCGAGATTCCGTGACTCTTTAACAAAGGGACTGAGCAGAGACTGCCGTCGAAATGCGACAGTGGAGGATCTGGTATAATCACAAGGTCACAGAGCACTGCTGCGACTAAATGAATATCTTATTTTCGCTCAGTTTTTCATCGACACCCAATTGTTCCTAGAAGTCTGCCTCAAAGAAATAATGAACCAACAAGTCATGACGTAGCTGATCGCGGAGACTTCACGAAACTTCGTCGAAAAAGAAAATAGTAATGTGATAGCGGGGGTGACATACTACATTATCTGACGAATGTGATGTCATGAAGTATGTATATGGTCCAGTACCGTGGTATCAACCATTTAAGTGACTAATACAGCTGTAGCTGCCTTGTAGAAGCATATATTTGAAGTACATCATCAGTATTATTTGTAGGGTAGGCGTCCTGAAACTCTTAAAGAAAGTAAGGTTCTGCAATGGTTCAGGACTGGAGTCTCCTGTGGAAAGAGAGTGGTTAACAACCCTGGCCAACCACACAGACATATTTCCTCCATGGTTGCCATAATTATGAATGCTGATGTGATTCCTGTGGTAAGGACACTCCACAATTTCTACCCCAAGTTTATCCATTTCAAGCTTGTGGTCAGGCTCTAACACATTCGTTGTCGTGACGTTAACTGAAAATCATTCTTTCTTTATAATCAGTATTCCACTCCTGGAAATTTGTTTCATGTTGAACAGCAAATGACATAGCGAAGCTCTCTTCGCGCATTAGAGTGTGTGAAAAGTTCTTCTTTTCCTCTCGGTTCGGCCCTCGTGAACTGCGTTATCTACTTCTGGCCCAGAACCTCTTCATCCTTCTCTTCCGCCCTTCTTTTGAGATCTTCCGTATCATTTTGCCCGGTACATTGGCGACTCTCTGTCGTTTTCCTGCCCTTCTCTGTCATCGATCTCTGGTGCATTGCAAAATATATGTGTATTTGCCTTCTCAGTTTTTGAACTTCTCAGTCTTGACCAGTCCTTCCTGAGTGTAACAACCAAATTGCTACTTGGCTCTCCTCTTGTCATACCCAATTTTTACCATACTCTTTTGGTCATTCTGTCCACATTCATCCTCATCACATATCCTGCGAATCTTGACCTTTCGCGTCTGTTTTTCCATATACAAGTTGACGGGGCACCCATGGTCTAGGCCTGCATCCCTAATCTGATAGAACAGAAGCACCAGAACAACAGGTACTGCCATATATGGCGGGCTGTGAACGTTCCTACTCTTGACACTAATGCACGGTCCGAGTGGTATGTCCCCGTCAACGGGAAACAATCGTTCTTGCCTCCACCAAGTACACCTCACACACTCTCCGCTTTGCGGTGTGGAAATCACAAGCTGTAGATGTCTGGTAGTTGGTCCAGCGAATTCTGGCTTTCCTCAAACGTTCCGCTCTTGGACTATTTACACCACACATGACACCTTTGTTCCAGGATTACGTGTAATACCTTCAGACGAATATTGACTGTGCGAATTGGTTCCGTGCCCTTGCAGTACGGTATTATTTTACAACTGGTAAGAAATGTGTTCTCGATTTTTGGACTTACGCGGACGCAAGACATTACACAGGCAATACTTTTCCAACTTCCTCTGGAGTGCTTCCTACGACCAGCCACCTATCTGGAATGTCCCTGCAAAAAGCAGTTGATCTCGTTTGATGCACCATTTTGCGATGTTTGATACTACGATCTTCCTTTATTTTGGAGAAGACGGTCATGGATTTCTCACTGAAAAAAAGGATCCtcatactaaaaaagacaaaaaaaaatcttCTCTGTTACAGACAttaacaaaccaaaaaaaaaaaaaaaaacgcaacatgATAGGTAGAAGAAAAAAATACCTTTTTCTCTCTTACAAATATATGACACCCTCTCGCCTCTTTGCTTACCACCCTTCTTATGTTTAGGTAGAGCTATTGGGAGAGGCGTAGTTAGCAGTACATGTCTGAAGTGGTGTATatgttactttttcttttattGTCAAATTGGCGGTTGCGAATAGATCTTTCCTCCGTGTAGGTCCCTTTATAATCAGGAAACGCAACAGGACTAGCTGCCATTTGTAATGAAAAAAGCTGTGAGAATAAGAAAGTATAGAGCTTTAACTAGTAATCGAAACGAACTGGGTTCAAGGAGCGAAacgcgccactgcttaaattttgaataaaagtcatgagcaatggcagccaaagacttctggtataagaagtcaccctcgttctgccgacATCATTGTCAATGAGGGCGGAGGAGAGAAAAGAgatccagggcactctcttgccccatggtgtaggaaactgcccctaaaaggtggaagaatcagcaatgatcaccggcatgaagatgtagaaggcaatggaaaccactgcattaaagacacataatgtgtatcgatAGTACATGAGACCTGTAACTGAACAAGTTTCACCATGAACTCTCcataggcaaaagattccggaacagtcccccatccAGATATCCAGGAGAGGACTGTCTAAGTGGAAGgtgcccatgagaaaaagattgtatGACCGATGAAAGGTTCTAAAAGTCGGGGTGTgggatgtcagaagtctgaacatcATAGGAAAgccagaaaatatgaaaagggaaattctTAGGCACAGTCTAGACACAGTGGTGTTCAATGAAGTGAAAcggagagaagacaaggatttttggtcagacgagtatagggtaatatcaactgcagcagaaaaaaaTATCAGAAGTAGGACCCATTGTGAATAGGACGATAAGCAAAGAATgtattactgtaaacagttcagtgatagggtcgttCTCATCAGAGGTCACAGCAAATCATCACCGACGACAACACTCAGGTAGACATGGAGATGCCGTAGGCTGAAGGAGAAGAGATAGGAAGTCTGTATGAGAAAATTGAACGCGTCATTCAgtacctaaagggagatgaaaatctaaaggTCAAGGAGCAGAAGAAAACGTTACGCTAGAATATGGGTTTGGTaattgaatgagagaggagaatgactaattgagttctgcaatacgtTTCGGCTAGGAATTGCGAATACgttcttcaagaatcacaaaaatatTGATATATTTAGACAGGACTGGTATATATAGGAAGACGCCAACCAGAGCATGGTCAGGGGAAGATTTCGAAATCGAATATTGGACTGTAAGTCATAACAAGGAGCAGATAAAGatgcagatcacaatttagtaatgttgaagagtaggctgacgtttaacAAACTATATAGGAATAATCACTGCGTAGCTCAGTAGTCTGTTCAGTTATAGAGCTAAGGACAGTTGTAGACGCCATtcacagaaggtggaaagaaaaagTTACgttcaaggaaggtaactgcgaagaagctatGGCCAATACAGAAATAGTTcatttgatcgacgaaagaaggaagtacaaaaatatatgCAGGGTAATTCTGGGATACTGAAATACGTGTCACTTCGGGataaaatgaataggaagtgcatggaagctaaggataaaagtgaagaaactgacaaacaaatgattgtcagaagaactCACTCAGCAAACAGAGAGGCTGAAACGATCTTcagagaaattaaaagcaaagacggtaacattaagattggAGTCGCAATATCACTGCTAAGCAAGAGTCTACAAGTGGAAGAATTATCGCACAGCTCATTCATCAaagctgctgacaggaataatatacaaaataatagaaatggaaaggaggatctgttagatgacgatcggtctGGGTGTGGGAAAGGCAAAGACACctcagaggcagttctgatgttgaagTTGAAAATGGCAGGAaggatgaagaaaaatcaagacacgttcacaggatctgttgACCTGAGAAAAGCGTTAGACATTTAACATGGTACAAAATGtttgacattctgagaaaaatgcgGGTGAACTattggaaaagacgggtaatatacagtatgtacaaaaactatgagggaacaataagactggaaaaccaaggAAGAAGTACACGGATTActgtaaaatgggtgtaagacaggatgtagtctttcgccactacttttcaatctgtacaacgaagaagcaatgacggaaataaaaggtaggttcaagagcgggattaaaacgCAAGGTGAAGGGATagtaatgataagattcgctgatgccatactgtcttcagtgaaagtgaaaaagtattCTAGGATGTGTTATAAGGAATCAAatgtactagagcgagctgtagagggtaaaaactgtagaggaagacagagactggcatACACCTAGAAAATAACtctggacgtaggttgcaggtgctactctgagatggaaactCTCGCACATGAGAACTCTGataacgtttggagcacaacattgtgtgctagttaaacatggactgtggaaaaagcaGAAcaaaagaggatcgaagcatttgagatgtggtgtaatagaaaaacGTGGCAAATTAAATCACTGATAAGTTACGGAATGAAGAGCTTCTCAAgaaaattggagaggaaagaagcagtgacaggaagaagggacagaatcGGAAATCACTGACAACAAGGAGCGACAGGATGGTAAAGCATGCGTCAAGActttagggaatgacttccatagtactatagggagctgtagagggaagaaactgtagaggaagacagagagtggcaTACACTTAGAAAATaactgtggacgtaggttgcaaatgctagtcTGATATGGGAAGGTTGGCAGAAGGGAAGGATTCATGGGGGGCCCCGTCACAGCAGTCTGATGACGTGCCTTTAGGTAGCTGTTGTTTTCTTTCTAACATGGGAATCAACCGTTTCCAGACATGGATTCCTATGTAAAACGAGATCTCCTTAGTCCCCTCTACAAGCTCTTGAAGTGTGTAAGATGACTTGTGAAACACTCTGAGGTAGCATTACTTGTAGTGTTACACTCCCGTAATTTTTGTGTAGTTCCAGCTCATTCTTCCGTTTCACAACTTAGACCCGAAGCTAAATTCCTAGTCGATCTATATTAGTCACAATTAATAATAAATAGAAATCTAGATGGCTTAATGAAAAGGAGATCGTGGTTACATGACGCATACCTTAAGGTTAAaggggccggcctctgtggccgagcggttctaggagcttcagtctggaaccgcgcaaccgttacggtcgcaggttcgaatcctgcctcgggcatggatgtgtgtgatgtccttaggttcgttaggtttaattagttttaagttatagaggactgatgacctcagatgttaagtcccatagtgctcagagccatttgaaccattttaagttttAGGAATCGTGAGCGATATTGTATAGATGGATTCTCATTCTTGAGAAAATAACGTGTCGGTGCTCTTATACAAGGTAGCCTATGAGAGGGTTAAGATAATAATAAAGATACTAGACTCGTATTAAAGAGGACCGAAGTTCAAATGACCCTTTGCCCGTCAACACATCGCTTTCTGTTGATCCCTGACACTCTCAAGGCAAATGCTGTGAGACTGATTGTCAATAGTACTCGTCCAGCTCCCTTCCTTATAGCTATGTTAGTAGTGACCCCGTCGTCGACAGGATTAAAACTCAGTTTTCATTTTCTCTCTTACTATGTTTGGGTGgacagaataaacatctttcccagAATGGGGAGAGAACATTTCTGGATATTTCCGCTACAGATAACTGTTTCGTGATTTCACACGGTTATATATTCTACCTAAGCACAGGCGAGGTatagtatctgatcaaaagcattcggacaGCAGAATGAGTGGGTCAGGAGAGGTCAGTCACTTAAAATTTGGACCAGGCATCAGACGTCACCTGCGTAACGAATCCCTCAGTAACATTACGCCCAAATAAAGCGCTCGAATCGACTAATTTTGACGTGAtgttgaagtggaaacgcgaaggaacagccacaggtaAACTGACTCCAGGCAGGACTCCGAGCATTGCAAAAGTGCCTGAAATCGAGGCAAGGATTCACTCGTGAGTTCTACCAGCAGTTCAGCAAGTGCAGTGACTACCAGTAGGGAATTTAAACGGATGGGGTGCAATGGCCGAGCAGCACCTCATAACCCATACATTTGAGGTGCAATATAGAGGACTCTGCTGgatagttgatgactggaaacaggtggTCTGGAACGATGAATCATGCTACACTAAGTGACTGTAtcgtaacatccccttagaaaaattataagtgactgtgctggtaaacttctacgttatttgatttacaaacagcggAGCAAAACTGGAAGTCGATAGACAGATTTCTCATTACTTAtactgatcaccactaaactgacacacaatattttagcgcaacggaatctgactttcaataatccctacgaaagaatggccctaactaacaataatctttacctttcatgaatcacttatcacaaaaatcttcgttactcgaactactgcaatacaacgagcgccaatactgccagctaaataaaaaattctaactaatgaaggcactaactactgataggcatggtcaGCAAATTAAAGATATtgttagagaacaagcaatgtattacCTTAATACTGGTCAGAAGGTAgaatatatatacatcagttcatgacatccagtcttacaaatttcctttttctgacggacgcacgtcca
Encoded proteins:
- the LOC124596289 gene encoding proline-rich protein 2-like; translation: MRATVAALLLCLVVSACRSQETPPGPPGPTEGPQPTGPPGPPTGGPDPTGQPTGGPEPTGPPGPPTGGPEPTGEPQPTGGPQPTGEPQPTGGPQPTGPPGPPGLF